Proteins encoded within one genomic window of Alteribacter populi:
- a CDS encoding small basic family protein: MWLPIIGLLVGILLGLSTGIRVPDAYTSYLSIAVLAALDTLFGGIRAYLENTFEEKVFITGFFSNIILAAGLAFLGVHLGVDLYLAAVFAFGVRLFNNIAQIRRLLLESWSKKRKKGTPIP; the protein is encoded by the coding sequence GTGTGGCTTCCGATTATTGGTTTGTTAGTCGGTATTTTATTAGGTCTATCAACGGGGATTCGCGTGCCTGATGCGTATACGAGCTACCTTTCAATTGCAGTACTGGCAGCTTTAGATACGCTTTTTGGGGGAATAAGGGCATATTTAGAAAATACGTTTGAAGAAAAGGTATTTATTACAGGATTTTTCTCAAATATTATTTTAGCTGCGGGTTTGGCTTTCCTAGGCGTTCATCTTGGTGTAGACTTATACTTAGCTGCTGTTTTTGCTTTTGGTGTACGCTTATTTAATAACATTGCTCAAATCAGACGCTTACTGTTGGAAAGCTGGTCTAAGAAACGAAAAAAAGGTACACCAATTCCTTAA
- a CDS encoding YlmC/YmxH family sporulation protein — MLKISDIQAKDIVNLADGRLLGHISDLDINLETGRVEAFIIGGGKVMNFFGKEQEVVVPWNNVVKIGSDVILVRYNEGSYATGQFLPPSQEGPT; from the coding sequence ATGCTCAAAATTTCAGATATTCAGGCAAAAGACATCGTAAACTTGGCTGACGGACGATTACTTGGTCATATTTCTGATTTAGATATTAATTTAGAGACAGGTCGAGTGGAAGCATTTATTATTGGCGGAGGAAAAGTGATGAACTTTTTTGGGAAAGAGCAGGAAGTTGTTGTTCCTTGGAATAATGTCGTCAAGATCGGTTCGGATGTCATTCTCGTACGATACAATGAAGGAAGCTATGCTACCGGGCAATTTCTACCTCCCAGCCAAGAAGGCCCGACATAA
- the sigE gene encoding RNA polymerase sporulation sigma factor SigE, with product MRILKMKVKLWWYKLLMKFGIKSDEVFYIGGSEALPPPLSKEEEAHLLKKLPKGDEAVRSMLIERNLRLVVYIARKFENTGINIEDLISIGTIGLIKAVNTFDPEKKIKLATYASRCIENEILMYLRRNNKIRSEVSFDEPLNIDWDGNELLLSDVLGTEENIITKGIEDKVDRKLLVKALETLSAREKQIMELRFGLAGDEEKTQKDVADLLGISQSYISRLEKRIIKRLRKEFNKMV from the coding sequence ATGCGGATTTTGAAGATGAAGGTTAAATTATGGTGGTATAAACTTCTGATGAAGTTTGGTATCAAGTCTGACGAAGTTTTTTATATTGGAGGAAGTGAAGCGCTACCTCCGCCATTGTCAAAAGAGGAAGAAGCACATTTACTTAAAAAGCTCCCTAAAGGGGATGAAGCCGTTCGTTCAATGTTGATTGAACGAAATTTAAGACTAGTCGTTTATATTGCAAGAAAGTTTGAAAACACTGGCATAAATATCGAGGACCTCATAAGCATTGGGACGATCGGCCTTATTAAGGCTGTAAATACGTTTGATCCTGAAAAGAAAATTAAACTTGCTACCTATGCTTCGCGGTGTATAGAAAATGAAATATTAATGTATTTGCGAAGAAATAATAAGATTCGATCAGAAGTGTCGTTTGATGAACCATTAAACATCGATTGGGACGGTAATGAATTGTTGCTGTCGGATGTTTTAGGAACCGAGGAAAACATTATTACGAAGGGTATTGAAGATAAAGTAGATCGTAAATTGTTAGTTAAAGCACTAGAAACGCTGTCTGCTCGTGAAAAGCAAATTATGGAGCTTCGCTTTGGCTTAGCAGGAGATGAAGAGAAAACACAGAAAGATGTAGCCGATTTATTAGGCATTTCTCAATCCTATATTTCTAGATTGGAAAAGCGAATCATTAAACGCTTAAGAAAAGAATTTAATAAAATGGTATAG
- the ftsA gene encoding cell division protein FtsA, producing MNNHDTYVTLDIGTSAVRVIIGEIANGTLNIIGVGEAESEGIRKGSIVDIDETVRSIKAAVEKAERMVGLKIENIIVGVSGNHVQLQSCHGVVAVSSEDREIGDEDIIRVIDAAQVVSIPPEREIVNVHPKQFIVDGLDEINDPRGMIGVRLEMEGTIITASKTMLHNLLRCVEKAGLNIADIALQPLAAGSFALLKDERSLGCILVDIGGGSITISVFRNDTLQGTTVIPLGGVHITNDISVVLRTSTDEAEKVKKEYGCAYIDHASDEELFEVSEIGSDELQEYSQSDLAEIIEPRMAEMLGLVHKEVQKLGFGEVSGGYVLTGGTVKIPGVLELAREILQKNVRVAIPDYIGVREPQYTNGVGLIQYAHRSARIQGKEIAAGIASVPQERTEELQERPTKKSKQSTPQKKQNDAGVKKRVSNWFKVFFE from the coding sequence ATGAACAACCATGACACGTACGTGACGTTGGACATCGGCACATCTGCTGTCCGAGTCATTATTGGTGAAATCGCCAATGGTACGTTGAATATTATTGGAGTTGGAGAAGCAGAATCAGAAGGAATAAGAAAAGGTTCGATCGTGGACATTGATGAGACTGTCCGTTCGATTAAAGCAGCAGTAGAAAAGGCAGAACGAATGGTCGGGCTCAAAATAGAAAATATCATTGTAGGCGTCTCAGGCAACCATGTTCAACTTCAGTCCTGCCACGGAGTCGTTGCAGTCTCGAGTGAAGATCGGGAAATAGGTGACGAAGATATTATCCGAGTCATTGATGCCGCACAAGTCGTCTCAATCCCTCCAGAAAGAGAGATTGTAAATGTTCACCCAAAGCAATTTATTGTTGACGGACTCGATGAAATTAATGACCCACGCGGTATGATCGGTGTCAGACTGGAAATGGAAGGTACGATCATTACAGCCTCGAAAACGATGCTACATAATTTACTAAGATGTGTAGAAAAAGCAGGCCTCAATATTGCTGACATTGCACTTCAGCCCTTAGCTGCAGGATCATTTGCATTGCTAAAAGACGAAAGAAGTCTCGGTTGCATTCTTGTAGATATCGGAGGAGGATCGATTACTATTTCGGTCTTTAGAAACGACACACTGCAAGGAACAACGGTTATCCCATTAGGTGGTGTTCATATTACAAATGACATCTCAGTAGTCTTAAGAACATCGACTGATGAGGCGGAAAAAGTTAAAAAAGAATATGGTTGTGCGTATATTGATCATGCGTCGGACGAAGAGCTTTTCGAAGTTTCGGAGATCGGTAGTGATGAGTTACAAGAATATTCGCAAAGTGATTTAGCAGAAATTATTGAACCCCGAATGGCAGAAATGTTAGGGTTAGTTCATAAAGAAGTGCAAAAACTCGGCTTTGGCGAAGTATCTGGTGGCTACGTCCTCACTGGAGGGACAGTTAAAATACCAGGTGTACTTGAATTAGCTCGTGAAATTTTGCAAAAGAATGTTCGTGTCGCAATTCCCGATTATATCGGTGTTCGAGAACCACAATACACAAATGGTGTCGGTCTCATCCAATACGCTCATCGCAGTGCGAGAATTCAAGGTAAAGAAATTGCTGCAGGGATAGCATCGGTACCACAAGAACGAACCGAAGAACTACAGGAACGACCAACGAAAAAATCAAAACAATCAACTCCACAAAAGAAACAGAATGACGCGGGTGTAAAAAAACGTGTCTCTAACTGGTTTAAAGTATTTTTTGAATAA
- a CDS encoding DUF881 domain-containing protein, whose translation MKDRMIVFTIITTIVGFMVAIQFQTTKEPNVRDTRSVMELRQELTAEKERQQELIEELGNQEELLGQLQETENVETVIEEAIEDLRKSAGLTEATGSGVIIEVNPVFDEDYQGGAIRSVPPHLLRMLINELNIYGAKDIAVGSQRIVSTTPIREVQGVTHVNSRRMTTFPLQVRVLTEDPEQLHHYMMTSEIKEYLHYENLELTSTTVSELTLPAYDQTLRVRYMSPIKEES comes from the coding sequence ATGAAAGATAGGATGATCGTTTTTACAATCATTACTACCATTGTCGGTTTTATGGTAGCGATACAATTTCAAACTACGAAGGAGCCGAATGTACGTGACACACGTTCTGTAATGGAACTGCGTCAAGAACTTACGGCTGAGAAAGAACGCCAGCAGGAGTTAATAGAAGAGCTTGGAAATCAAGAAGAGTTGCTCGGACAATTGCAAGAAACTGAAAATGTTGAGACCGTCATCGAAGAAGCGATTGAAGATTTGCGTAAAAGTGCAGGTTTAACTGAAGCTACAGGTTCAGGTGTTATTATTGAGGTCAACCCGGTTTTTGATGAGGATTACCAAGGAGGAGCGATTAGGTCAGTCCCACCACATTTATTAAGAATGTTGATAAATGAATTAAATATTTACGGTGCGAAGGACATTGCCGTGGGTTCTCAGCGAATAGTATCAACGACTCCTATTCGGGAAGTTCAAGGTGTAACTCACGTAAACAGCCGTAGAATGACAACATTTCCATTACAAGTTAGAGTGCTGACTGAAGATCCGGAACAATTACACCATTACATGATGACCTCGGAAATAAAGGAGTATCTTCATTATGAAAACCTGGAGCTCACATCTACCACGGTAAGTGAACTTACTTTACCGGCATATGACCAAACGCTTCGTGTTCGGTACATGTCTCCAATAAAGGAGGAATCATAA
- the ftsZ gene encoding cell division protein FtsZ, with protein MLEFEMDMEQLATIKVIGVGGGGSNAVNRMIENGLQGVEFIAVNTDAQALHLSKAEKKLQLGGKLTRGLGAGANPDIGKKAAEESREHLEEVLQGADMVFITAGMGGGTGTGAAPVIAEIAKDLGALTVGVVTRPFTFEGRKRMTQAGSGIGALKEKVDTLIVIPNDRLLEIVDKNTPMLEAFREADNVLRQGVQGISDLIAVPGLINLDFADVKTIMSEKGSALMGIGIATGESRAAEAAKKAISSPLLETSIDGAQGVLMNITGGSNLSLFEVHEAAEIVSSSSDSEVNMIFGSVINENLKDEIVVTVIATGFEDVADAPAMQRQQMNASRREAPVQQKPEPTNNQQSASPSYQEPSSQPATNNKTYTQPPENEGDSLDIPTFLRNRRRR; from the coding sequence ATGCTAGAGTTTGAAATGGATATGGAACAATTAGCTACGATAAAGGTCATCGGTGTCGGTGGCGGAGGAAGTAACGCTGTGAACCGAATGATTGAAAATGGACTACAAGGTGTTGAGTTTATCGCTGTCAATACCGATGCTCAAGCATTGCACTTATCAAAAGCGGAAAAGAAACTTCAGCTTGGCGGCAAGCTTACAAGAGGTCTTGGTGCAGGTGCCAACCCTGATATCGGAAAAAAAGCAGCAGAAGAGAGCCGCGAGCATTTAGAAGAAGTTCTTCAAGGTGCAGATATGGTTTTTATTACAGCTGGCATGGGCGGAGGTACTGGTACAGGAGCTGCTCCTGTTATTGCTGAAATTGCCAAAGACCTCGGCGCATTAACTGTAGGTGTAGTTACTCGCCCATTTACTTTTGAAGGGCGTAAGAGAATGACACAAGCAGGAAGCGGAATTGGTGCATTAAAAGAGAAAGTAGATACGCTCATTGTCATTCCAAATGATCGTCTACTTGAAATCGTTGATAAAAATACACCGATGCTTGAAGCGTTCAGAGAAGCAGATAACGTTCTCCGTCAAGGTGTACAAGGGATCTCCGATTTAATTGCTGTACCTGGACTCATTAACTTGGACTTCGCTGATGTGAAGACGATCATGAGTGAAAAAGGTTCTGCATTGATGGGAATCGGGATTGCAACTGGGGAAAGCCGTGCTGCTGAAGCGGCGAAAAAGGCGATTTCCTCACCACTACTCGAAACGTCGATCGATGGAGCGCAAGGTGTGCTCATGAACATTACAGGTGGGTCCAACTTAAGCTTATTTGAAGTTCATGAAGCAGCTGAAATCGTATCTTCATCATCTGATAGTGAAGTAAACATGATTTTCGGTTCCGTAATTAATGAAAATTTAAAAGATGAAATTGTTGTTACGGTTATTGCTACAGGTTTTGAAGACGTAGCAGATGCTCCTGCGATGCAACGCCAGCAAATGAATGCGAGCCGTCGTGAAGCACCAGTACAACAAAAACCTGAACCGACGAATAACCAGCAGTCAGCTTCTCCTTCCTATCAGGAACCAAGCAGCCAGCCTGCTACTAACAACAAAACATACACCCAACCTCCGGAAAACGAAGGCGATTCTTTAGATATTCCTACGTTCCTACGTAACCGTCGTCGTCGATAG
- the spoIIGA gene encoding sigma-E processing peptidase SpoIIGA: MTLYLDVIWLLNFFIDWMLLALTAITVKRSVSKWRLVLGALVASSYLFILFSPLTTYVAHPLIKVLYSVGIVLTTFGFKGFKPFFKVWMMFYFVSFVTGGGLIAAHSFFSTEVFLVNDTFATRLSGFGSPISWLFVVIGFPVVYYFSKKSIHGVETAKIRFDQIVHVDVNVSGIQLSLKGFVDSGNQLKDPISNRPVMIIDMTQLEKEFPSEFIEFTRKGTESVVDFETVQEYTMTLIPYRTVGKNHQFLWALRPESVVIHPGEIGESFSCNQVLIGLSYTPLSSLDDYECILHPGMFQNQKQSPA; this comes from the coding sequence ATGACGCTCTATTTAGATGTGATTTGGCTGTTGAACTTTTTCATTGACTGGATGCTTCTCGCACTTACGGCTATTACGGTTAAGCGGTCTGTGAGTAAATGGCGGCTCGTTTTAGGAGCATTGGTTGCTTCATCGTACTTATTTATTTTATTCTCACCTTTAACTACTTATGTTGCCCATCCTTTAATTAAAGTGCTTTACTCCGTTGGGATCGTGTTAACTACCTTTGGTTTCAAAGGATTTAAACCGTTTTTCAAAGTTTGGATGATGTTTTATTTCGTAAGTTTTGTCACTGGTGGAGGTTTAATTGCTGCTCACTCCTTTTTTTCAACAGAAGTCTTTTTAGTAAACGATACCTTTGCCACGAGATTAAGCGGATTTGGTAGTCCGATAAGTTGGTTGTTTGTAGTGATTGGGTTTCCAGTCGTCTACTATTTTTCGAAAAAGTCGATTCATGGTGTGGAAACAGCCAAGATTCGTTTTGACCAGATTGTGCACGTTGATGTAAATGTGAGTGGTATCCAGCTGAGTCTCAAGGGGTTTGTAGACAGTGGAAACCAATTAAAAGACCCAATCTCCAATCGCCCAGTCATGATTATAGATATGACACAACTTGAAAAGGAATTCCCTTCTGAGTTTATTGAATTTACTCGAAAAGGAACAGAGAGTGTTGTTGATTTTGAGACAGTCCAAGAGTACACGATGACACTGATCCCTTATCGAACGGTTGGGAAAAATCATCAATTTTTATGGGCTTTGCGTCCTGAATCCGTGGTGATTCACCCAGGAGAAATCGGAGAAAGCTTCTCTTGTAACCAAGTGCTCATTGGGCTTAGCTATACACCATTATCTTCACTTGATGACTACGAATGTATTCTACATCCGGGGATGTTTCAAAACCAAAAGCAATCACCGGCTTGA
- a CDS encoding DUF881 domain-containing protein, producing the protein MKVKLKSNVVILSFVLLVAGFILAFSFQLTNDNGSSETMTNSQWEVEDELRNEILIQQSLNRNLTEELRIIQTEMNRVEEDVANHERRNFNLVEDMDKLRMITGAVAVKGEGIEVRLDDAEYIPEDQHANNFIVHEQHVQQVIDELIVTGAEAIAVNGHRVNHQSYIQCIGPVIEIDGQRSFAPFVITAIGDSEQLELALNLSGGVRDQLVNENVEVRMEKKNEIVLDPYFEEGESLS; encoded by the coding sequence ATGAAGGTGAAACTGAAGAGTAATGTTGTCATTTTGTCTTTCGTGCTATTGGTTGCCGGTTTTATTCTTGCTTTTTCATTTCAGCTAACAAATGACAATGGCTCTTCAGAAACGATGACCAATTCCCAGTGGGAAGTGGAAGATGAATTAAGGAATGAGATTTTAATTCAACAATCTCTTAATCGAAACTTAACGGAAGAGCTACGGATCATTCAGACTGAAATGAATCGTGTAGAAGAAGACGTGGCAAACCATGAAAGACGGAATTTTAATTTGGTTGAAGACATGGATAAATTGAGAATGATCACAGGAGCAGTCGCGGTGAAAGGCGAAGGGATTGAAGTTCGACTCGATGATGCCGAATATATACCTGAAGATCAACACGCTAATAATTTTATCGTACATGAGCAGCATGTCCAGCAAGTGATTGACGAATTGATTGTCACAGGGGCAGAAGCCATTGCAGTAAATGGGCACCGTGTGAATCACCAATCCTATATTCAGTGTATCGGGCCTGTGATTGAAATTGATGGTCAGCGTTCATTTGCCCCGTTTGTCATTACAGCCATTGGGGATAGTGAACAATTAGAATTGGCGTTGAATTTATCAGGTGGAGTTCGGGACCAACTTGTCAATGAGAATGTCGAAGTCCGGATGGAAAAGAAAAATGAAATCGTTCTTGACCCTTACTTTGAAGAAGGTGAGAGTCTTTCATGA
- the sigG gene encoding RNA polymerase sporulation sigma factor SigG translates to MFPLKEILILVHQLLLGGKALTRNKVEICGVDTSKLPVLKNKEMRVLFEEMQNGETTAREKLVNGNLRLVLSVIQRFNNRGEYVDDLFQVGCIGLMKSIDNFDLGQNVKFSTYAVPMIIGEIRRYLRDNNPIRVSRSLRDIAYKALQIRDTIMNEKRRDREPTIQEIAKVLDVPKEDIVFALDAIQDPVSLFEPIYNDGGDPIFVMDQISDDKQKDTQWIEEIALKEAMIRLNDREKLILDMRFFQGKTQMEVADEIGISQAQVSRLEKAAIQQMNKHAKE, encoded by the coding sequence ATTTTCCCTCTCAAGGAGATACTGATTCTTGTACATCAGCTCCTGTTGGGAGGGAAGGCATTGACACGAAACAAAGTTGAAATCTGTGGTGTAGATACATCAAAATTACCAGTACTCAAGAACAAGGAAATGCGAGTGTTGTTCGAAGAGATGCAAAATGGTGAGACTACAGCCAGAGAAAAGCTTGTAAATGGAAACTTGCGCCTCGTTTTAAGTGTGATTCAACGCTTTAACAATAGGGGAGAGTATGTAGACGACTTATTTCAGGTCGGCTGCATTGGACTTATGAAATCCATTGACAATTTTGATTTAGGACAAAATGTCAAATTTTCCACCTACGCTGTACCGATGATTATTGGTGAAATCCGCCGTTATCTTCGTGATAACAATCCGATTCGTGTTTCCCGTTCGTTACGAGACATTGCCTATAAGGCATTACAGATTAGAGACACGATCATGAATGAAAAACGGCGAGACCGTGAACCTACAATTCAGGAAATTGCAAAGGTGCTAGATGTACCTAAAGAAGACATTGTGTTTGCTTTAGATGCGATTCAAGATCCGGTATCGTTATTTGAACCGATTTATAACGACGGCGGAGACCCTATTTTTGTAATGGACCAAATAAGTGATGACAAGCAAAAGGACACGCAGTGGATCGAGGAAATCGCTTTAAAAGAAGCGATGATCCGGTTAAATGACAGGGAGAAGCTTATATTAGATATGCGATTTTTCCAAGGAAAGACCCAAATGGAAGTAGCAGATGAAATTGGAATTTCTCAAGCACAAGTTTCTCGTTTAGAAAAAGCGGCAATCCAACAAATGAATAAACATGCAAAAGAATAA